GCCGTCTGGGGGCACTACATTGCAATTAACAACTTATGACGACTATCAGTACCATGAAGTCGACAATATAAACATTGCCCACACAGGACGCCAGTGGTTTGGAGAAGCCTTTGAAATAAAAACAGAACAGGAATTTGATTTCAGCTTTCCTAATATTGAAACTTCGGTTCCGGTAAAAATCGAATTAAACGCCATTTCCGCAGCCTACACTCCTACTTCATTTATGGTTTCTGCTAATGCGCAAAATATTGCAACATTAAATTTTTCCGCTTTATCTGTTGATACAGACAGAAAATTTAATGATGCAAAACTACCGTCAAACAGTACTTTTACAGGAGCCGAAAATGTAAAAATCAAACTTACCTATAATAATAACGGTGTACCGGGCTCAAAAGGCTATCTGGATTACATTAGATTAATTGCTAAAAGAAAACTACTGGGAACAGGAAAACAATTCCCATTTCAATATGCTGCAGCGGGATCTACGGCCGGAATTGCAAATTATACAATAACCAATGCTTCCGGAATTTCTCAAATCTGGGATATTACAGACCTATATAATATATCTAAAATAGACAACCCTAATCAGGCAATTGTAAGTTTTAAAGCCGCTTTAGGAGAAGTCAGGAATTATATCGCCATTGATCCTGCAGATTATTACACTCCTTTAAAAGACAATCAGTCCAAAATTGCCAATCAAAACCTAAAAGGGACATTATTCCGAAACAACCAGAACGCATTTCAGGATATTGATTACGTAATTATTACACCTGCATTCTTAGCGTCTCAAGCAGAAAAACTGGCTAGTTTTCACAGAACGCATTCTAATTTAAATACGAAAGTTATTTCTTTAGAAAATATCTATCAAGAATTTTCTTCGGGTAAACAAGACATAGCCGCTATTCGAAATTGCATCAAATACATCTACGACAACGCCTCATCTCCTGAAAAAAGAATTAAATATGTAAACTTATTTGGCGACGCCTCTTACGATTACAAAAACCGCACTCAGAACAACACCAATATCGTACCTATTTATCAGGCCTTGTACAGTTACTCCACAGGAGAATATTCTTTTGCCAGTGACGATTTTTACGGATTGATGGATTCAAACGAAGGAAACATTACCACTTACGCATCAGGAATTGACATTGCCGTAGGAAGAATGCTGGTTTCTGATAATGCTCAGGCAGGCGAAATGGTCAATAAAGTTCTCGAATATTACGACACCAAATCCTACGGAAACTGGAGAAACAACTTTGTACTAATCAGCGATGATTCGGATAAAAGCAGCGATGCGACTTTACAGGCAAATCAAAATCAGCTGGCAGATCTAATCAGCACAGAAAAACCTTTCTTTAATGTCGAAAAGATATTTTTAGACGCTTATACACAAGAAGCCTCTGCCGGAGGAGCGCGATATCCTAAAGCCAGAACCGATTTTTTTAATGCTTTCGAAAAAGGTGCTTTGGTTTTTAATTATTTAGGACATGGCGGCGAAGACGGATTGGCAGGCGAACGAATCTGGGAAAAAGCTGACGGACAAAACATAAGCAATCAATACAAATACCCGTTATTCATTACAATTACCTGCGAATTTTCAAAGTTTGATGACCCGACAAGACCTACTGCCGGCGAGTATGTATATTGGAATCCCAAAGGAGGAGCCATTTCGATGTTAACAACAATTCGCGAAATTGGGCAGATAAATGCTGAGGAATTCAATTTTATTCTTAGTAAAAATCTTTTGTCTTATGGCTCAAATCAATACAACAGCATAGCCGAATCACTTCGAGTTTCTAAGAACGAAAGACCAACCTCTGCCAGTAATGTTGTTACTTATATAGGTGATCCGGCCTTAATGTTAGCAATTCCAAGACCCAGAATTAACTTAACGAAAGTAAACGATATTGTGATTTCGCAAGCCGTTCCGGATTTTAAATCATTGGCAAAAATTAAAATATCAGGCGAAATCACAGATGAAAACAATACGCTTTTAAGCAATTATAACGGAGAACTTGCCACGGCGATTTTTGATAAAATGATCACTTCTACAACCTTAAATAATGATGGTTATAGCCCTGCAATGTCATTTAAAACGCTTGGAGAAACAATTTTTAAAGGAAACGCTTCTGTAACCAACGGGCAGTTCGAATTCAGTTTTGTGGTTCCGAGAGATATCCGAATCCCTGTAGATAATGGAAGAATCAGTTTTTATGCAAAGAAAAATCAGGCATTAGAAAATCAAACCGGTTACAATACGGCCATTAAAATTGGAGGAATAAATGAAAATGCACCTCAGGACAATATAAGTCCAAAAGTTAAGTTATATATGAATGATGAAACTTTTGTGTCGGGCGGAATAACAAATTCCTCCCCTTTTCTATTGGCATTTCTTGAAGATGAAAATGGTATAAATACTGCCGGCGGAATTGGACATGACATTACAGCTGTTTTAGATGGAGATACCAGTAATCCATACATTTTGAATGATTATTATCAGACAAAATTAGACGATTACACCAACGGAAACCTGCGTTTTCCGTTACGAAATCTCGCAGCCGGACTGCACACAATAAGTTTCACTGCATGGGATGTGTACAACAATCCCGTAACAAGCGAAATACAATTTATAGTAGTAGGAGATGAAGAATTGACCTTATCACATGTTCTTAATTATCCAAATCCGTTCTCAACATATACTCAGTTTTGGTTTTCACATAACCGCCCTTACGAACCGTTAAGTGTTCAGGTTCAGGTTATGACCATTACCGGAAAAGTAGTCTGGACAAAAAATCAAATCGTTACAACCGAAGGATTTTTGTCAAGAGAAATAACATGGGACGGAAAAGATGATTTTGGTGATAGAATTGGTAAAGGAGTTTATATTTATAAACTTACCGTAAAATCCAATTTAACAAATAAAAAAGCAGAAAAGTACGAAAAACTTGTTATTCTATAAAAAAATATATATTTGTAACATAAATACCATTTATCCCTACTAATGAAAAAAACACTTTTAATTATCTGCTTTTTAATAATTTCATTCGCAAAAGCACAGGATATTGTACGTCCCATTACCACTGGAGTTCCTTTTCTATTAGTCGCAGCCGATGCGAGAGCAGCAGGTTTAGGAGACCAGGGTGTTGCCACATCATCAGATGTTTTCTCGCAGCAATGGAATCCGGCGAAATATGCATTTGCAGAAGATGCACAAGGACTTTCTATCAGTTACACACCTTACTTAACAGATCTTGCCAACGATATTTCGCTGGGTCAGGTTACGTATTATAACAAAATCAACGAAAAAAGTGCTTTTGGAGCAAGTTTCCGCTATTTTGGTTTTGGAGGAATTGAACTAAGACAAACCGGAGATCCTACAGAACCGGTAAGAGAAGTAAATCCAAATGAATTTGCCCTTGACGGATCGTATTCATTAAAACTCAGCGAAACATTCTCTATGGCGGTTGCTTTCCGTTTTATCAACTCTAACTTAAAAGTTGCCTCTGAAGATGTTGATGCTTCTGCCGCAAGATCTTTTGCTGTAGACGTGGCCGGTTTTTATCAGTCTGAAGAAATCGCCTACACTGATTTTAACGGAAGATGGAGAGCTGGTTTCAACATACAAAATTTAGGTCCGAAAATAAGCTATGACAACGACGATATAAGCAATAACTTTTTGCCAACTAATTTAAGAGTCGGCGGAGGTTTTGATTTTATTTTCGATCCTTACAATAAATTAGGAGTAAGTGTTGAACTTACTAAACTTCTAGTTCCAACTCCTCCGGGACCCGGAGTACCGGTTGATGTTAATAATGACGGAGATTTTGATGACCCGGAAGATATTACAGCGGCTGAATCCTACGATGCAAATTATAAAAAATACAAAGACACAGGCTGGGTGCAAGGTGTTTTTAAATCTTTTGGAGACGCCCCTGATGGCTTCAGCGAAGAGCTTAAAGAAATTACCTATAGCGCAGCAGCAGAATATATGTATCAGGATTCCTTTGCAATGCGTTTAGGATACTACCACGAAAGCCCTATGAAAGGAGCAAAACAATTTTTCTCTTTAGGAGCCGGATTCAAATACAACATTATGAAAGTAGATGTCTCTTATTTATTTTCAGCATCAAAAATGAGAAATCCATTAGAAAATACACTTCGTTTCTCTTTAACGTTTAACTTTGGCGACAAATACGAAGTTTATTAAATTATAAAACATAAAATACAATTACAATCCAAATTTCTGAATTTTCAGGAATTTGGATTTTTTTTCCTCTAAAAAAATGAAAGAAATAAGCATTACATCGTCATTTATAATATACGATAACCTAAATGAACTTTCAAAGGATGTTCAGGATTTAATGAATGAGGCAGTCGAAATTCGCAAAAAAGCTTATGCTCCCTACTCCCAATTTCGGGTTGGAGCAGCATTACTTCTTGATAATGGGAAAATAATTTTAGGCTCAAATCAGGAAAATGCCGCTTATCCGTCAGGATTATGTGCAGAAAGAGTGGCTGTTTTTCACGCGGGAAGTATTTATCCGGATGCAAAAATTTTAAAAATGGCGATAACAGCAGCGTCAGATACAAATCAAACCAAAGCTCCAATTCCGCCGTGCGGTTCTTGCCGTCAGTCAATTGCAGAATATGAAATCAAACAAGACACCCCTATTGAAATTTATTTTATGGGAGAAATTGGCGAAGTTTACAAATCAGCATCCCTAAAAAATTTACTCCCTTTTATGTTTGATAAAAAGTTCTTGTAAAAAAAAGCCAAAAAGTAGCGTTTAAATTTTAGTTCTTAAATGTAATGTCTTATTTTTGCATCCCGACCTTTCGGGCGCAAATTTGTGGGAGGAAACTAGTTTGCGTTACAGGCAACAATTGATAACACAAACAACTTTAGCAAAAGAAAGAATTCAGATGAAAGAAGTTACAAAAGAGGTATATTTAAAGTGGTATGAGGACATGCTGCTTTGGAGAAAGTTTGAAGACAAACTTGCAGCATTATACATTCAACAAAAAGTTAGAGGTTTTTTACACCTATATAATGGTCAGGAAGCTGTATTAGCGGGAGCTCTTCACGCTATGGACCTGACTAAAGACAAGATGATTACTGCATACAGAAATCACGTTCAGCCAATTGGTATGGGCGTTGATCCTAGAAACGTAATGGCAGAGCTTTTAGGAAAAGCAACTGGAACCTCTAAAGGTATGGGAGGTTCTATGCACATTTTCTCAAAAGAACATGGTTTTTATGGAGGTCACGGTATTGTAGGAGCTCAAATCCCTGTTGGAGCCGGTATTGCTTTCGCAGACAAATATTTCAACACCGGAGGCGTTACTATGACTTATTTTGGTGACGGAGCTGCAAGACAAGGTTCTTTACACGAAGCTTTCAATATGGCTATGTTATGGAAATTACCGGTTGTATTTATCGTTGAAAACAACGGTTATGCAATGGGAACTTCTGTAGAAAGAACTGCAAACCACACTGATATCTGGAAATTAGGTTTAGGTTATGAAATGCCTTGCGGACCAGTTGACGGAATGAACCCGGTAAAAGTTGCCGAAGCAATGCACGAAGCTATCGAAAGAGCTCGTCGCGGAGACGGACCAACTTTCCTTGAAATGAAAACATACCGTTACAGAGGACACTCTATGTCTGATGCACAATTGTACCGTTCTAAAGAAGAAATTGAAGAGTACAAAAAAATTGACCCGATTACTCAGGTTTTAGATGTTATATTGGATCAAAAATATGCTACAGAAGATGAAATTGAAGTAATTGACCAAAGAGTTAAAGACTTGGTTGAAGAATGTGCGAAATTCGCTGAAGAATCTCCATATCCGGACTTACAACAATTATACGACGTAGTATACGCACAAGAAGACTATCCATTTACACCTCATAAACTATAATATATTATGGCGATTAAAGTAACAATGCCTCGCTTAAGCGATACTATGACGGAAGGAACGGTAGCGGCTTGGCTAAAAAAAGTAGGCGACAAAGTTAGCGAAGGAGATATCCTTGCTGAAATTGAAACAGACAAAGCAACAATGGAGTTCGAATCTTTTAACGAAGGAACTCTTTTACATATCGGAATTCAGGCTGGAGAAACTGCTCCGGTTGATTCATTATTAGCCATCATTGGTAACGAAGGAGAAGATATCTCTGCTCTTTTAGCCGGTGGTGATGCACCAGCTGCCGAAGCTCCAAAAGCGGACGCTCCTGCTGCAGAAGCAAAAACTGAAACTGCAGCTCCTGCAAAAGCAGCAGCTGAATTACCAAAAGGTGTTGTAGTAGTAACTATGCCTCGTTTGAGCGATACTATGACAGAAGGTACAGTAGCAAGCTGGTTGAAAAAAGTTGGCGATACTGTAGCTGAAGGCGATATTTTAGCCGAAATTGAAACAGACAAAGCAACTATGGAGTTTGAGTCTTTCAATGCCGGAACTTTATTGCATATAGGAATTCAGGAAGGAAGTACCGCACCGGTTGACAGCTTATTAGCTATCATTGGACCTGCAGGAACTGATATTTCCGGAATTGCTGATAACTATACAGGCGGAGGTGCTGCAACTGCAAGTGCTCCAGCTGCTGAAGAAACAAAAGCCGCTCCAGCTGCTGAAAAAGCGCCGCAAGCTGCTGCTGAAACTTCAAACGGAAGAGTTTTAGCCTCACCTTTAGCTAAAAAAATCGCTTCTGACAAAGGAATCCAATTAAGCCAGGTTAAAGGAACAGGAGAAAACGGACGTATCGTAAAAAGCGATATCGAAAACTTTACTCCATCTGCACAAGCGCAAACTGCTGCTTCCGCTCCTGCTGCTAAACAAGAAGCATCTGCTCCTGCTGCACCAAAAGTATTTGTTCCTGCCGGAGAAGTTTACACAGAAGAGATCAAAAATTCTCAAATGCGTAAAATCATTGCTAAACGTTTATCTGAGTCATTATTTACTGCTCCTCACTACAACTTAGTGATCGAAGTAAGCATGGACGAAGCTATGCAGGCAAGAACTGCCATCAACAGCGTTCCGGATACAAAAGTATCTTTCAACGATATGGTAATCAAAGCTTGTGCTTTAGCATTGAAAAAACATCCAAAAATCAACTCTCAGTGGAAAGATGATGCTATTACAATCAACCACCACGTAAACATTGGTGTTGCTGTAGCTGTTGAAGACGGATTAGTAGTTCCAGTATTGAAATTTACAGATGCCATGAGTTTATCTCAAATTGGCGGAAGCGTAAGAGATCTTGCCGGAAGAGCCAAAAACAAAAAACTTGGACCACAAGAAATGGAAGGAAGCACATTTACAGTTTCTAACCTGGGAATGTTTGGTATCACTGAATTTAATTCAATTATCAACCAGCCAAACTCTGCAATCCTTTCTGTAGGTGCAATTGTTGAGAAACCAGTAGTTAAAAACGGTCAGATTGTAGTTGGAAACACAATGATGTTATCATTAGCTTGCGACCACAGAACAATCGACGGTGCAACTGGTGCTCAGTTCTTACAAACATTAAAACAATACATCGAAAGCCCAGTTACTATGCTGGCTTAATCGTTGTTAATTTTATAATTAAATCCCGTTTTGTTTGTTCAAAACGGGATTTTTTATTTAATTTTCATCCTCAAATTCAAAACCACACAAAATGAAAAAATTAATCCTTGTCGCTTTATTTCTGACAGCGATTGCATGCCAGAAAAAAGAACAAACCGAAAAAACAGCTGTTGTCGACGAGCACAGTTATTCTAAACCTGAACTTGCTGTTGTAAAACACCTTGATCTTGACATCAAAGTTGATTTTGACACTCAGACTATTTCAGGAAAAGCATCTTGGTTAATTGATAACATCAGCAAAGGAAACGAAATTATCTTCGACGAAAACACCCTGAATATTACGAAAGTTACTTTAGGCGATGACGAAAAAGAAACCAAATTCGAACTTGGAAAGGATACTGAATTTCACGGAAAACCACTTCACATTACAATTGACCCCAATACAACCAAAGTAAACATCTATTACAACACAACAAAAGATGCCGTTGCTTTACAATGGCTTACTCCGGCACAAACTGCCGACAAAAAGAAACCTTTTGTTTTTTCTCAAGGAGAAAGCGTTTGGTCGCGCACCTGGATTCCGTGTCAGGATTCGCCGGGAATCCGTTTTACGTATAATGCAAAAGTGACAGTTCCTAAAGATTTATTAGCTGTTATGAGCGCTGTAAACCCACAGAAGAAAAACGATACCGGAGTTTATACTTTCAAACAAGACAAAGCAATTCCATCTTATTTAATGGCAATTGCCGTTGGAGATATTGAATTTCAAGCTATCGATAACAGAACTGGAGTTTATGCAGAACCGTCTATGCTAAAAAAATCAGCTTACGAATTTGCCGAACTAGGAAAAATGGTGAATGCAGCTGAAAAATTATACGGACCATACCGTTGGGGACGTTACGACGTTTTGGTTTTACCTCCAAGCTTTCCTTACGGCGGAATGGAAAATCCAAACCTAACTTTCTTAACTCCGGGCGTTATTGCAGGAGATCGTTCACTAACAAGTTTATTAGCACACGAATTAGGACACAGCTGGAGCGGAAACTTAGTTACCAATGCAACCTGGGATGACATTTGGTTAAACGAAGGTTTCACCACTTACGTAGAACACCGAATTGGAGAAGCCATCTTTGGCAAAAAAGAGTTTGAAATGCAAAATGTTATCACCAACAAAGAATTAGTTGATAACGTAGCCGAATATGGCGATAAAAACCCTGACACAAGATTAAAAGTAAGTCTTACAGGAAGAAATCCTGATGATGGAATCAGTCAAATTCCTTACGTAAAAGGATATGCTTTTTTAAGAGTTATTGAAAATGCCGTGGGTCGTGAGAAATTTGATCCGTTTATCAAAAATTACTTTGATTCTCACGCATTCAAATCGATCACAACAGAAGATTTTGTAAAATATATCAATGAAAATCTTATCAAAGGCGACAAAGCGCTTGCCGACAAAATTAAAATGGAAGACTGGATTTACAAGCCTGGAATTCCATCTAACATACTTCCGGTAAGTTCAGTTGATTTTGATGCGATTGATAAAATCCAAAAAAGCTGGAGAGAAACGGGTGTAGCAGGCTTAAACAAAAAAGTTATAACGACAGCAGAAAAACAGCATTTTATAGATCATCTTCCGACTGATATTACAGCAAAAGAAATGGAAGCGATTGACAAAGAATTCAACTTTACAAAAGGCGGAAATTTCATCATCAAACGTCAATGGTTTGTTCAGGCAATTCGCCATGATTATAAAACTGCAAATCCTGAAATCGAACAATTTTTAATTGGAATCAGCAGAACCGGCTCTGTAATGATGCTTTATAAAGAAATGGCTAAAACTCCACAAGGAAAAGTTTGGGCAAAACAAGTTTTTGAAAAAGCAAAATCAGGCTATCATGCAACAACAATTCAGGCTGTTGAAAGCGTGTTAAAATAGTTGAAATAATACAATTTCTACAATTAAAAATCCTGATTACAATATAATCGGGATTTTTAATTTTTATTTTTCGCTTCAATCCATTTAGACATATACATCGTGCTTTTGTATGCGTGATGCTGCAATAAATTCCCCATAAAATTATGAAGGCGATGGCTTTTAGAATCTACCAATAATGTATTTACAAAACTTATTAATCCATCTGAATATTTATCTTTCTGATAACATTCATTAATAATTGAAATTCCATTTTTCTGCGAAGATTTCCAGAGATTTTCATCCTTATAAAGAGAAATCGCTTTTTTAGCAAATTTTTCAGGATGATCTTCTATAAATCCATTCCATAATAAATCTGCATGCATGGCTTCAGAACCTATTGAAGTAGTTACGCTTGGCGTTCCGCATTGCATGGCTTCTAATAATTTTCCTTTTAAACCTGCCCCAAAACGAATAGGCGCCAGAACAACTCTTGCTTTTTTTACAATTTCATTTGCATCTTCCGCCCTTCCCATTATATAAAAACCATTTTTTGGCTGATGCAATTGCAAAACTTTTTGTGACGGATAAGCCCCGTAAACTTCCAAAACAGCTTCAGGGAAATCCTTTTTTATCGAAGGCCAGATTGCTTCTTTTAAATATTGAACCGTATTCCAATTCGGTTCGTGAAGAAAATTTCCGATGAAAACAAAGTTTTTTCTTTCTTCAAAAGAAGGCAATTTTAAGAGATATTCTTCCTTCATTTCATCAACTAAAAACGGAAGATAAAACAGTAAATCTTCATTGATTCTGAAAACCTCTTTTAGAACATTCATTTCAAATTCAGAAATAATCAAAGACAAATCACATCTTAAAATACTGGCGATTTCTCGTTTTGCTGCTTCTTCAGAAAACAAATCCGTGATTTCAAACGCCCTGTTTTCTTTAAAAGCTTTTTGTCTGGCAGTTCTCAGGCAATGTAAATCTTCTGTATCGAGAACTCGGATTGCTTTTGGACAATTTTCTGTAACTCTCCAGCCAAATTGTTCTTCGATCATAAATCGATCAAACAAGACGACGTTTGGATTTAATTCCAAAACAAAATCATCGAAACTGACAGAATTTAGTTCGATACTTTTTTTTGTTACGCCAAATTCAGATAAATCAACCATAAAATCACTGTCCTGCGCCGCACTTGCAAAAGTAATTTCGAAGCCGTTTTCTTTAAAAATCGAAATCAGCTGCATCATCCTTCCGCCTGCTGCAGAAGAGTTTGGCTCAGGCCATACAAACCCAATAATTAAAAGTTTTTTTATCTGATTCATTGTAATTTTTTTCAACTTACAAAATAATGCTTTTTTACGTTTAATCCCGTTGCATTTCGTAATTTTTAGTAATAAAAAAGACTAATTTTGCACGAAATAAATGAAGGGAAATTATGTTGGGATTAAAATTAGCTACAGACCCAAGATGGGTAAATATCGTAGAGTCAAACATTCAAGAAATTTTGACAGATCATGCGTGGTGCGAACAAAAAGCGGCTTCAAATGCCATTAGTATCGTAACCTACAATTCTGAAATAGAAGAATTAGTAACTGAAATGCTCGTGATTGCAAGAGAAGAACTGGAACATTTCCAGATGGTTCATGACATTATAAAACAACGTGGCCTTACACTGGGACGCGAAAGAAAAGATCATTATGTAAATGAACTTTTTAAATTCATGAAAAAAGACGGAAGCCGCCGTGATGCGCTGTGCGACCGTTTATTATTTTCGGCCATGATCGAAGCCAGAAGCTGTGAGCGCTTTAAAGTTCTTTCGGAAAACATAAAAGACGAAGAATTAGCAAAATTCTATCGCGATTTAATGATTTCCGAAGCCGGACATTATACTACATTTTTAGGCTTTGCCAGAAAATACCAGGACAACATTGACATCGACAAACGATGGAAAGAATGGATCGAGTATGAAGGTTCTATTATTACTAACTATGGTAAAAGTGAAACCGTTCACGGATAACACTTATACTTTTTTATTTCATTTGCCCCCAAGAATCAATTAAATACCGTACCTAAGCCTATATGTCTAAAATTACATCAAAACCTTTTTTATTAAAAACCGCCAAATACACAGGAATTACGCTTGCTGTAATTTTAGCATTACTTTTTTTAACCCCTGTTCTTTTTGCAGATCAGATTAAAGAAAAAATAAAAAAAACAGCAAACGAAAGCTTAACTGCAGAACTTAATTATTCTGATGTTTCTGTTTCATTTTTTCGTCACTTTCCATCGCTGACTTTAACTCTGAAAGATTTACAACTAAACGGTTCTGCACCTTATAAAAATGAAAAATTTATTACAGCAAAAGAGGTTTCTTTTGGTATTGATGTCCTAAGTTTAATTTTTAGTAAATCAGCAAAAATTGATGAAATCTATTTATCAGATTCTTTTATCAATGTAAAAGTAAATCCAAATGGCGAAGCAAATTACAACATTTATAAATCTACACCGCAGGATTCTAAGCCTGAAGACAGCACCAACACAGCTTTAAAACTTGATCGAATCGAAATCTTAAACAGTAAAATTATTTATGACGATCAATCAACAAAAGTGCATTTTGACGCACTTGGCTTTGATTATTTAGGAAAAGGAGATATAAATAAAGCCGTATTCGACCTTCATTCAAAGGCAAAAATCGAGAAGCTGAATATTATTTACGATAATGAACCTTATTTAATGAATAAAAAAGTAGATGCTGATCTTATTACTCAGGTCAACATGAACTCTTTATCATTCTTTTTTCAGCAGAACAATCTAAAAATCAATCAGCTTTCTGTTGATTTTCAAGGGAAATTTGATTTCTTAAAAGATGGCTATAACATGGATTTTGTCATTAAATCTGACGATAGCGAGTTGTACGATGTCTTTACTGCTTTTCCTCCAAAATACGTCACCTGGCTTTCTAAAACAGAATTAAAAGGAAATACTAATTTACTTTTAACCTTAAAAGGAAAGTATATCGCATCACAAAACATTGCGCCGGATTTAAATTTCGATTTAAAAATAGAAGATGGTTTTATAAATTATGACGATAGCGATTTTCCGGTTTCAGATTTGAATGTTGAAATCAAAAGTAAACTTCCTTCTCTAAAGCCGGGTTTGCTAATTGTAAATGCTGCAAATTTATCTTTAAATGTAGGTGACGATTATTTCAAATCGAAATTTTATTTAGAAGGAATAGACGCACCTAATGTAGATGCTGAATTTAAAGCCAAACTGGATCTTGAAAAACTCAATAAAGGTTTAGGAGTTCCTGGTTTAACTTTAAGAGGAATTTTGACCGGAGATGTTAAAGCCAAAGGTAAATTCGACAGAAAGAATAAACTTTTCCCAATTGCAAACGGCACGATAGAACTAAAAAAAGGATTTGTAAAAACAGGTTATTACCCTAACCCTATTACAAATATTGAATTTAAAACTACAATCGAGGACAAAAAAGGAACTTTTGAAGATCTAAAATTAAACCTTAAACCTGCTCAATTTACTTTTGAAGAAAAGCCGGTTTTTGTTCAGGCGTTTCTAAATAATTTTGCTGATTTAAATTACGATGTTACAGCAAAAGGCGAACTTGATGTACAAAAAATATATAAAGTTTTCTCTCACAAAGGACTAAACTTAGATGGTTTTATAAAAGCAGATCTGGCCCTAAAAGGAAAGCAAAGCGATGCTATAAATGGAAAT
This portion of the Flavobacterium gelatinilyticum genome encodes:
- a CDS encoding hydrolase/aminopeptidase, with translation MKKLILVALFLTAIACQKKEQTEKTAVVDEHSYSKPELAVVKHLDLDIKVDFDTQTISGKASWLIDNISKGNEIIFDENTLNITKVTLGDDEKETKFELGKDTEFHGKPLHITIDPNTTKVNIYYNTTKDAVALQWLTPAQTADKKKPFVFSQGESVWSRTWIPCQDSPGIRFTYNAKVTVPKDLLAVMSAVNPQKKNDTGVYTFKQDKAIPSYLMAIAVGDIEFQAIDNRTGVYAEPSMLKKSAYEFAELGKMVNAAEKLYGPYRWGRYDVLVLPPSFPYGGMENPNLTFLTPGVIAGDRSLTSLLAHELGHSWSGNLVTNATWDDIWLNEGFTTYVEHRIGEAIFGKKEFEMQNVITNKELVDNVAEYGDKNPDTRLKVSLTGRNPDDGISQIPYVKGYAFLRVIENAVGREKFDPFIKNYFDSHAFKSITTEDFVKYINENLIKGDKALADKIKMEDWIYKPGIPSNILPVSSVDFDAIDKIQKSWRETGVAGLNKKVITTAEKQHFIDHLPTDITAKEMEAIDKEFNFTKGGNFIIKRQWFVQAIRHDYKTANPEIEQFLIGISRTGSVMMLYKEMAKTPQGKVWAKQVFEKAKSGYHATTIQAVESVLK
- a CDS encoding glycosyltransferase, translated to MNQIKKLLIIGFVWPEPNSSAAGGRMMQLISIFKENGFEITFASAAQDSDFMVDLSEFGVTKKSIELNSVSFDDFVLELNPNVVLFDRFMIEEQFGWRVTENCPKAIRVLDTEDLHCLRTARQKAFKENRAFEITDLFSEEAAKREIASILRCDLSLIISEFEMNVLKEVFRINEDLLFYLPFLVDEMKEEYLLKLPSFEERKNFVFIGNFLHEPNWNTVQYLKEAIWPSIKKDFPEAVLEVYGAYPSQKVLQLHQPKNGFYIMGRAEDANEIVKKARVVLAPIRFGAGLKGKLLEAMQCGTPSVTTSIGSEAMHADLLWNGFIEDHPEKFAKKAISLYKDENLWKSSQKNGISIINECYQKDKYSDGLISFVNTLLVDSKSHRLHNFMGNLLQHHAYKSTMYMSKWIEAKNKN
- a CDS encoding pyruvate dehydrogenase complex dihydrolipoamide acetyltransferase gives rise to the protein MAIKVTMPRLSDTMTEGTVAAWLKKVGDKVSEGDILAEIETDKATMEFESFNEGTLLHIGIQAGETAPVDSLLAIIGNEGEDISALLAGGDAPAAEAPKADAPAAEAKTETAAPAKAAAELPKGVVVVTMPRLSDTMTEGTVASWLKKVGDTVAEGDILAEIETDKATMEFESFNAGTLLHIGIQEGSTAPVDSLLAIIGPAGTDISGIADNYTGGGAATASAPAAEETKAAPAAEKAPQAAAETSNGRVLASPLAKKIASDKGIQLSQVKGTGENGRIVKSDIENFTPSAQAQTAASAPAAKQEASAPAAPKVFVPAGEVYTEEIKNSQMRKIIAKRLSESLFTAPHYNLVIEVSMDEAMQARTAINSVPDTKVSFNDMVIKACALALKKHPKINSQWKDDAITINHHVNIGVAVAVEDGLVVPVLKFTDAMSLSQIGGSVRDLAGRAKNKKLGPQEMEGSTFTVSNLGMFGITEFNSIINQPNSAILSVGAIVEKPVVKNGQIVVGNTMMLSLACDHRTIDGATGAQFLQTLKQYIESPVTMLA
- a CDS encoding tRNA-(ms[2]io[6]A)-hydroxylase produces the protein MLGLKLATDPRWVNIVESNIQEILTDHAWCEQKAASNAISIVTYNSEIEELVTEMLVIAREELEHFQMVHDIIKQRGLTLGRERKDHYVNELFKFMKKDGSRRDALCDRLLFSAMIEARSCERFKVLSENIKDEELAKFYRDLMISEAGHYTTFLGFARKYQDNIDIDKRWKEWIEYEGSIITNYGKSETVHG